A single window of Drosophila suzukii chromosome 3, CBGP_Dsuzu_IsoJpt1.0, whole genome shotgun sequence DNA harbors:
- the LOC108011672 gene encoding transcription factor Ouib, whose product MTRQCRTCGSVIYNAKAKNLFHIENAEMLQNLCLISGAMLHNDPKLPSCICACCMLDLNQAIVFRERCIQTQEDLLQQLANREQEVQDPATDCEDEKEADVKNEVDVGKLVLPLPPDELDDPFEEVEEYEYFEEFGDLDGLEEANDVEVGEEVAHDAESLVSSVQKEFESIYNDESTEDNKDFTEDPSNYDEIEDESDGFSQDSSQPESKRGRGRPRGSTVTTETTSTKPKRKKQYVTWKNLTADQMIERKRQQRKRDCVCEQCGRHFTDQSNFKLHMLRHTGMKNFACRECGKRFYTDHLMSLHQRIVHQGERPYACRLCNKTFHNSTTRVIHERVHTNAKPYACHHCDKSFSSASGRKRHELIHTGVRAFSCTICEQTFQRNTHLKAHLQSKFHIVKARANGEEEPLD is encoded by the exons ATGACGCGTCAGTGCCGGACCTGCGGAAGCGTCATTTACAACGCAAAGGCCAAGAATCTCTTCCATATCGAAAACGCCGAGATGCTGCAAAACCTCTGTCTTATATCTGGCGCCATG CTCCACAATGATCCGAAACTGCCCAGTTGCATATGCGCCTGCTGTATGCTCGACCTGAACCAGGCGATTGTGTTCCGAGAACGCTGCATCCAAACACAGgaggatctcctccagcaatTGGCAAATCGGGAACAGGAAGTCCAGGATCCCGCCACAGACTGTGAGGATGAGAAGGAGGCAGATGTTAAGAATGAAGTTGATGTGGGCAAGTTGGTATTGCCCTTGCCGCCCGATGAATTGGACGATCCGTTCGAGGAAGTCGAGGAATATGAATACTTTGAAGAATTTGGAGATCTTGATGGGCTTGAGGAGGCGAACGACGTGGAGGTGGGCGAAGAGGTGGCACACGATGCCGAATCGCTGGTCTCAAGTGTGCAGAAGGAGTTCGAGAGCATTTACAACGACGAAAGTACCGAAGACAACAAGGATTTCACTGAGGATCCAAGCAACTACGATGAGATTGAGGATGAAAGTGACGGATTCTCGCAAGATTCATCACAGCCCGAGTCAAAGCGCGGGCGAGGTCGCCCCAGAGGAAGTACTGTCACCACGGAGACGACGTCCACGAAACCCAAGCGGAAGAAACAGTACGTCACATGGAAGAACTTGACCGCGGATCAGATGATCGAGCGAAAGCGGCAGCAGCGAAAACGCGACTGCGTTTGCGAACAATGCGGCAGACACTTCACCGACCAGAGCAACTTCAAGCTGCACATGCTTCGGCACACGGGCATGAAGAACTTCGCCTGCCGGGAGTGCGGAAAGCGGTTCTACACCGATCATCTCATGTCACTGCACCAGAGGATCGTCCACCAGGGCGAACGGCCCTACGCCTGCCGGCTTTGCAATAAGACCTTTCACAATAGCACCACTCGCGTCATCCACGAAAG AGTTCACACCAATGCCAAACCATACGCCTGCCATCATTGCGACAAGAGCTTTAGCTCGGCCTCCGGACGCAAGCGGCACGAACTGATTCACACAGGTGTGCGGGCCTTTTC CTGTACTATCTGCGAACAGACCTTCCAGCGTAACACTCACCTAAAGGCCCACCTGCAGTCCAAGTTTCACATTGTAAAGGCGAGAGCCAATGGCGAGGAAGAGCCGCTAGATTGA
- the LOC108011680 gene encoding transcription factor Ouib produces the protein MPEYMLCRICLTEDINSEAMAPLFDDEDAQCRELVRKIEEVGSIKLVPLQNIPSMLCYSCVERLTSAHKFRELCQESERTFATNVVKAEMKSEPTDEVAHIVADHIEYIYESANDFIDGVEEDIEMENMMEERLEDATVDTSESFEINTVVDDLDDNDLLVPNSTDSDYQPSERCRKPKVRKTRMSKRGRGRPRGSGSGHRRSLSGDRPAVQSSCKSSPEESSTNIMCEICGNIYSKRAALNIHMRRHLADKPFECEICGKTFAGPSELNRHIRVHTGEKPFTCKFCNRSFADRSSNIRHERTHTNERPFTCSTCGKAFSYSNVLKNHMLTHTGEKPFLCRPCNKTFSRKHQLEQHIGTMTHQQTVRNHQNNEPMRHSEIY, from the exons ATGCCCGAGTACATGCTGTGCAGGATCTGCTTGACGGAGGACATCAACTCGGAGGCGATGGCGCCCCTGTTCGACGACGAGGACGCCCAGTGCCGGGAGCTGGTGCGCAAGATCGAGGAAGTGGGCAGCATCAAG CTAGTGCCGCTGCAGAACATCCCGAGCATGCTGTGCTACAGCTGCGTGGAGCGGCTGACCAGTGCCCACAAGTTCCGGGAGCTGTGCCAGGAGAGCGAGCGAACGTTTGCCACCAATGTGGTTAAG GCCGAGATGAAGTCGGAGCCCACGGACGAGGTGGCACACATAGTAGCGGACCACATCGAGTACATCTATGAGTCGGCCAACGATTTCATCGACGGCGTGGAGGAGGACATCGAGATGGAGAACATGATGGAGGAGCGCCTGGAGGACGCCACTGTGGATACGTCCGAGTCCTTCGAGATTAACACTGTGGTGGACGACCTGGACGACAATGACCTGCTGGTGCCCAATAGCACCGATAGCGACTACCAGCCCAGCGAGCGCTGCCGCAAGCCCAAGGTGCGGAAGACGCGGATGAGCAAACGCGGACGTGGACGACCCCGCGGCTCTGGCTCGGGACATCGACGTAGCCTTAGCGGGGACCGACCTGCTGTGCAATCCAGCTGCAAATCCTCGCCCGAGGAGTCCTCCACAAACATCATGTGCGAGATTTGCGGCAATATCTACTCCAAGCGGGCGGCCCTCAACATCCATATGCGCCGTCACTTGGCCGACAAGCCATTCGAATGCGA AATCTGCGGCAAAACCTTTGCGGGTCCATCCGAGCTGAATCGTCATATCAGAGTGCACACGGGCGAGAAACCATTTACGTGTAAATTCTGCAACCGCTCGTTTGCGGACCGCAGCTCCAACATTCGTCATGAAAG AACCCACACGAACGAGCGACCCTTCACTTGTTCCACCTGCGGCAAGGCATTTTCCTACTCCAATGTGCTAAAGAACCACATGCTCACCCACACGGGCGAGAAACCTTTCCT TTGCCGCCCCTGCAACAAGACCTTCTCCCGCAAGCATCAGCTGGAGCAGCACATCGGCACGATGACCCACCAACAGACCGTTAGGAACCACCAGAACAATGAACCTATGCGGCACTCAGAGATCTACTAG
- the LOC108011675 gene encoding zinc finger protein 2, producing the protein MNASSLPVVLMKCRICLADSEEDTMSSLFEHPAEGEDSLNEKVEFCCGIKVRQSSMMPEKACGTCSEFVQMWFNFRQMCLNSQVYWETNCPDLERPEALAQASDSEYMEYLYEKLQLNLRPVTHNTEEIVQTVEQEEQLEDETQDLLDGIIINEPIEDENEPVKENSEQILISHLDAYVNDPEMEEIIEDNGELVDDSSLLNDEFYEIDYEQEELHQGDYLSLTPSPDPSSEQNERKRGRPPKPVNGRTGRPRKPDHELKCKRREVKPKKKATKSASEDQFMCNLCGNMYNKKSAFSAHMVTHSEYKPHQCEICPKSFRQMGELRAHIRRHTGERPYKCMYCERHFYDRSERVRHERVHTNTRPYACQECGKTFTHTAILKNHILVHSGERNYNCDVCSKSFTLLHQLKAHLLTLTHRTKMEQAVSRAANYMQS; encoded by the exons ATGAACGCGTCCAGCTTGCCAGTAGTGCTGATGAAGTGCAGGATCTGTCTGGCAGATTCCGAGGAAGACACAATGAGTTCCCTGTTCGAACATCCTGCCGAAGGTGAGGATTCCCTGAACGAGAAGGTTGAGTTTTGCTGCGGTATCAAG GTCCGCCAATCCTCTATGATGCCCGAAAAGGCCTGTGGCACCTGCAGCGAGTTCGTGCAAATGTGGTTTAACTTTCGCCAGATGTGCCTGAATTCGCAGGTCTACTGGGAAACGAATTGTCCGGACTTGGAGAGACCGGAGGCTCTGGCCCAGGCCAGCGATAGCGAATACATGGAGTACCTTTACGAAAAACTGCAGCTGAATTTGCGCCCTGTAACACACAACACAGAGGAGATCGTCCAAACGGTGGAGCAGGAAGAGCAACTGGAGGATGAAACCCAAGATCTCCTCGACGGGATTATCATAAACGAACCGATCGAGGACGAAAATGAGCCCGTTAAGGAGAACTCGGAACAAATTTTGATTTCCCACCTCGACGCCTATGTTAATGATCCGGAAATGGAGGAGATCATTGAAGATAACGGTGAGCTCGTCGATGACTCGAGCCTTCTGAACGACGAGTTCTATGAGATTGACTACGAGCAGGAGGAACTCCACCAAGGAGACTATCTTTCGCTCACTCCCTCGCCTGATCCAAGCTCCGAGCAGAACGAACGCAAGCGAGGAAGGCCCCCCAAGCCGGTCAATGGCAGGACAGGAAGGCCCCGAAAGCCGGACCACGAACTCAAGTGCAAGCGCAGGGAGGTCAAACCCAAGAAAAAGGCGACAAAGTCTGCGAGCGAGGATCAGTTTATGTGCAATTTGTGCGGCAATATGTATAACAAGAAATCAGCTTTCTCGGCCCACATGGTGACACATTCGGAGTATAAACCACATCAGTGCGA AATCTGTCCCAAATCCTTTCGACAAATGGGCGAGCTGCGGGCCCACATTCGTCGTCACACGGGCGAGCGTCCCTACAAGTGCATGTACTGCGAGCGCCATTTTTACGATCGGAGCGAACGGGTCCGCCACGAGCGGGTGCACACCAATACGCGTCCTTACGCCTGCCAGGAGTGCGGCAAGACCTTCACGCACACTGCCATCCTCAAGAACCACATACTGGTGCACTCCGGCGAGAGGAATTACAA CTGCGACGTATGCTCCAAGTCATTTACCCTGCTGCACCAGCTGAAAGCCCACCTGCTGACGCTCACACATCGCACCAAAATGGAGCAAGCCGTTTCCAGAGCCGCGAACTACATGCAAAGTTAA
- the LOC108011673 gene encoding zinc finger protein 454 — MRILSCRICSGIDAPINLFDPENGHLIRQILSITGVELSCKKELSSNMCMVCLGDLQAAIKFRQRCIISEKQNQERAESTGKDFPKEPISHEDIDDDQIELELDEAILTPEVQNFSKTRAAPVRAPISSKKPIGNTGPFVCDDCGKSINNRANFLEHKLRHTGIKDFHCDFEECGKSFATRKELTRHSRIHTGEQPYMCNYCPRRFSDTSSRQEHHRRHRNERGFKCDICEKSFVSAGCLSQHKMSHIAVRKHYCYVCQKHFQRISHLRTHLSTSIHKEKAEEAEAAQEAGIFKV, encoded by the exons ATGCGTATTTTAAGTTGCCGCATTTGCTCTGGAATTGATGCTCCAATCAATCTTTTTGACCCAGAAAATGGTCATCTGATCCGTCAAATTCTTTCCATCACTGGAGTCGAG CTAAGTTGCAAGAAAGAACTATCCAGCAACATGTGCATGGTTTGCTTGGGCGATCTGCAGGCAGCTATTAAGTTCCGCCAGCGCTGCATCATTTCCGAGAAGCAGAACCAGGAGAGGGCTGAGTCTACCGGCAAGGATTTCCCTAAGGAACCGATTTCCCATGAAGATATTGACGATGACCAAATTGAGCTTGAATTGGACGAAGCCATTTTGACTCCGGAAGTCCAAAATTTTTCAAAGACTCGTGCAGCACCAGTCAGAGCGCCAATAAGCTCCAAGAAACCAATTGGTAATACTGGTCCATTTGTCTGCGATGATTGCGGCAAATCCATCAACAACAGGGCGAACTTTCTGGAGCACAAGCTCAGGCACACGGGCATCAAGGACTTCCACTGCGATTTTGA GGAGTGTGGAAAAAGCTTTGCCACTCGGAAGGAACTAACGCGTCATAGCCGTATCCACACTGGCGAGCAACCCTACATGTGCAACTACTGTCCACGTCGGTTCTCCGACACCAGTTCCCGTCAGGAGCACCATCGCCGCCACCGGAACGAGCGCGGCTTCAAATGCGACATCTGCGAGAAGAGCTTCGTGAGTGCCGGATGTCTCAGCCAGCACAAGATGTCCCACATCGCCGTACGGAAGCACTA CTGCTACGTTTGTCAGAAGCACTTCCAGCGGATCTCCCATCTGAGGACCCATCTGTCTACCAGTATTCATAAGGAAAAAGCCGAGGAGGCGGAAGCAGCTCAGGAAGCTGGCATCTTTAAAGTTTAG
- the Zaf1 gene encoding uncharacterized protein Zaf1, producing MEISIKWSMCRTCRKKGNELQSIFESDAQKLLASYAGLEVEPDDGLPDQICWDCLDRLEEVDRFLRECKRSDEHLRTLVRQTMSSAASFQTLENEDTPADQKKRSRKQNIAGRLIEEKPIILKTEGSPETSQEKKTKDEPVDFIPIKKSLSQEEPGDFVYVLNVNAENEENPVQGDYTIGDLDKEENDDNDLETSSQEGNLVVDSIQETSEESQKSEAALEYEVDLGVVCVPDKYRCRICNNTYPRISQLNVHMQLHRREKAHECEVCQKSFRAACNLKTHMRTHTGEKPYKCNHCPRRFADSSTHRKHERMHTNEKPYACHICGKSFSLSTSRKAHYLLHSSDKPHKCLICDKDFRLKHQLSAHEKTHAHLMGVTLAMKYSELME from the exons ATGGAAATCAGCATAAAGTGGAGCATGTGCCGCACTTGCCGCAAAAAAGGAAACGAGCTGCAGTCCATCTTCGAATCTGATGCCCAGAAACTGTTGGCCTCGTATGCTGGCTTAGAA GTGGAACCCGACGATGGACTGCCGGATCAGATATGCTGGGATTGTTTGGACAGGCTGGAGGAGGTGGATCGCTTCCTCCGCGAGTGCAAACGGTCCGACGAGCACCTGAGGACCCTCGTCCGCCAAACAATGTCCTCGGCAGCCTCTTTTCAGACCCTGGAGAACGAGGATACGCCAGCCGACCAGAAAAAGCGTTCCCGGAAACAAAACATTGCAGGGAGACTCATAGAAGAGAAGCCAATAATCCTTAAGACTGAGGGGAGTCCAGAAACATCCCAGGAAAAGAAAACCAAAGACGAACCTGTTGATTTTATACCCATTAAGAAATCTTTATCCCAAGAGGAGCCAGGTGATTTTGTGTATGTTCTAAATGTCAATGCGGAAAACGAGGAAAACCCTGTCCAGGGAGACTACACCATCGGTGATTTGGACAAGGAGGAAAACGACGACAACGATTTGGAAACATCATCTCAGGAAGGAAACTTGGTTGTAGACAGCATTCAGGAGACCAGTGAGGAGTCCCAAAAGTCGGAGGCAGCCCTCGAATACGAGGTAGATCTGGGCGTGGTCTGCGTGCCAGACAAGTACAGATGCAGGATCTGTAACAACACATATCCTCGTATATCTCAACTTAATGTGCACATGCAATTGCACCGCAGAGAAAAAGCCCACGAGTGCGA GGTTTGCCAAAAGTCCTTCAGAGCCGCCTGCAACCTTAAAACACACATGCGAACCCACACGGGCGAGAAACCCTATAAATGTAACCACTGCCCGCGGCGATTCGCCGACTCCAGCACTCATCGCAAGCACGAACG TATGCACACGAATGAGAAACCCTACGCTTGCCACATTTGCGGAAAGTCCTTTTCGCTGTCCACCTCCCGTAAGGCCCACTACCTCCTCCACTCTTCAGATAAGCCCCACAAGTGCCTCATCTGCGACAAGGACTTCCGCCTGAAGCACCAGCTCTCGGCGCACGAGAAGACGCATGCGCACCTCATGGGCGTGACGTTGGCTATGAAGTATAGCGAACTGATGGAATAg